One genomic window of Cupriavidus malaysiensis includes the following:
- a CDS encoding YbfB/YjiJ family MFS transporter has protein sequence MLHTDDRNIAALAAAGEREAGPFAVALAGLVALAVAMGVGRFAFTPLLPMMLHDGSVSLAGGGWLATWNYIGYFAGALACLFIRPDAARMVRLGLALTVLLTFAMAAPGGMTAWSVWRGMAGIASALVMVYTAGWCLHRLAELGQPALAGLIFCGPGLGIVVTGVSAFGMVAAGWQANWGWLAFGALGLLLTALVWHVFTPEARAASEGARAAAPDSAPRLDGGTWALTFAYGLAGFGYIITATFLPVIARQAMPGSVWADLFWPVFGVGVTVGALLATRVGIAHDNRRLLVLTYAVQALGVAIAVVWPTVAGFALSSLLAGLPFTALVSFAMREARRLWGGQAARLMGLMTASYGLGQIAGPPLATALVARGGGFASSLSAAAGALVLGALIFACMLRVLPLPSAR, from the coding sequence ATGCTGCACACGGATGACAGGAACATTGCCGCGCTGGCCGCCGCCGGCGAGCGGGAAGCCGGCCCGTTCGCCGTCGCGCTGGCGGGACTGGTGGCATTGGCGGTGGCGATGGGCGTGGGCCGCTTCGCCTTCACACCGCTGCTGCCGATGATGCTGCACGACGGCAGCGTCAGCCTGGCGGGCGGTGGCTGGCTGGCCACCTGGAACTACATCGGCTATTTCGCCGGCGCCCTCGCCTGCCTCTTCATCCGCCCCGATGCGGCGCGCATGGTGCGCCTCGGCCTGGCGCTGACCGTGCTGCTCACCTTCGCCATGGCCGCGCCCGGCGGCATGACGGCCTGGTCCGTCTGGCGCGGCATGGCCGGCATCGCCAGCGCGCTGGTGATGGTGTACACCGCCGGCTGGTGCCTGCACCGCCTGGCCGAACTCGGACAGCCGGCGCTGGCCGGTCTGATCTTCTGCGGCCCCGGCCTGGGCATCGTCGTCACCGGGGTGTCGGCCTTCGGCATGGTCGCCGCAGGCTGGCAGGCAAACTGGGGCTGGCTGGCCTTCGGCGCCCTGGGCCTGCTGCTGACGGCCCTGGTCTGGCACGTGTTCACCCCCGAGGCCCGCGCCGCCAGCGAGGGCGCCCGCGCGGCCGCCCCGGACAGCGCGCCGCGCCTGGACGGCGGTACCTGGGCCCTGACCTTCGCCTACGGGCTGGCCGGCTTCGGCTACATCATCACCGCCACCTTCCTGCCGGTGATCGCGCGCCAGGCCATGCCGGGCTCGGTCTGGGCGGACCTGTTCTGGCCGGTGTTCGGCGTCGGCGTGACGGTGGGCGCGCTGCTGGCCACCCGGGTCGGCATTGCCCATGACAACCGGCGCCTGCTGGTGCTGACCTACGCGGTGCAGGCGCTGGGCGTGGCCATCGCGGTGGTCTGGCCCACGGTGGCGGGCTTCGCCCTGAGCAGCCTGCTGGCCGGGCTGCCCTTCACCGCCCTGGTCTCCTTCGCCATGCGCGAGGCGCGCCGGCTGTGGGGCGGGCAGGCCGCGCGCCTGATGGGGCTGATGACCGCCTCCTACGGGCTCGGCCAGATCGCCGGACCGCCGCTGGCGACGGCGCTGGTGGCCCGCGGCGGCGGCTTCGCCTCGTCGTTGTCGGCGGCCGCCGGCGCGCTCGTGCTGGGCGCGCTGATCTTCGCCTGCATGCTGCGGGTCCTGCCGTTGCCGTCGGCACGCTAG
- a CDS encoding class II aldolase/adducin family protein has translation MSFALQPARAAGAALPATPEEWRVRVDLAAAYRLAALQGWDDLIYTHLSATVPGEPGHFLINPFGFAFDEIRASDLVKINGRGEVVGESRHPVNVTGFALHAAVHAARADAHCVMHLHNTAGVAVSAQAGGLLPLSQHAMRFHGRLGYHDYEGLAFTPAEGSRLTVSLGGHPAMLLRNHGTLTVGRTVAEAYVLMATLIKACEIQIGAQAGGAVVAVPEPVASRTSAQLHDDGAVEGELEWPALLRKLDRIDAGYRD, from the coding sequence ATGTCCTTTGCCTTGCAGCCCGCGCGCGCCGCGGGCGCCGCCCTGCCTGCCACGCCCGAGGAATGGCGCGTGCGCGTCGACCTTGCCGCCGCCTACCGGCTGGCCGCGCTGCAAGGCTGGGACGACCTGATCTACACCCATCTCTCGGCCACGGTACCGGGCGAGCCTGGCCACTTCCTCATCAATCCCTTCGGCTTCGCCTTCGACGAGATCCGCGCCAGCGACCTGGTCAAGATCAACGGCCGCGGCGAGGTGGTGGGCGAGAGCCGCCATCCGGTCAACGTGACCGGCTTCGCGCTGCACGCCGCGGTGCACGCGGCGCGCGCCGATGCCCACTGCGTCATGCACCTGCACAACACCGCCGGCGTGGCGGTCTCGGCCCAGGCCGGCGGCCTGCTGCCGCTGTCGCAGCACGCCATGCGCTTCCATGGCCGGCTCGGCTACCACGACTACGAGGGGCTGGCCTTCACGCCCGCCGAGGGCAGCCGCCTGACCGTCTCCCTGGGCGGCCATCCGGCCATGCTGCTGCGCAACCATGGCACGCTGACGGTGGGCCGCACCGTGGCCGAAGCCTATGTGCTGATGGCCACCCTGATCAAGGCCTGCGAAATCCAGATCGGCGCGCAGGCCGGCGGCGCGGTGGTGGCGGTACCCGAGCCGGTCGCCTCCAGGACGTCGGCGCAACTGCATGACGACGGCGCCGTCGAGGGCGAACTCGAATGGCCCGCGCTGCTGCGCAAACTCGATAGAATCGACGCTGGCTACAGGGACTGA
- a CDS encoding 4-oxalocrotonate tautomerase — MPTYHVELFEGRTIEQKRKLVEEVTRVTCETLGCAPGAVDIIITDVKRENWATGGELWADKK; from the coding sequence ATGCCGACTTACCACGTGGAACTGTTCGAGGGCCGCACCATCGAGCAGAAGCGCAAACTGGTGGAAGAAGTGACCCGCGTGACCTGCGAGACGCTGGGCTGCGCGCCCGGCGCCGTGGACATCATCATCACCGACGTCAAGCGCGAGAACTGGGCCACCGGCGGCGAACTCTGGGCCGACAAGAAGTAG
- a CDS encoding threonine aldolase family protein — protein MQHFASDNYAGFCPESLKYFLEANGSGHEQAYGDDTWTQKVCDRIRDLFQTDCEVFFVFNGTAANSLALAALCQSYHSVICHELAHIETDECGGPEFFSNGSKLLTAPGPDGKLTPDAVEALVTRRSDIHYPKPKVVSLTQSSEVGTVYSVEEVRAIAAIAKRRQLRVHMDGARFANAVASLGCHPSEVTWRAGVDVLCFGGTKNGLPVGEAVVFFDRRLAEDFAYRVKQAGQLASKMRFISAPWLGLLENDVWLANARHANAMAQLLHERIAAIPGVRIMFPTQSNAVFAELPLPAIETLRAKGWRFYTFIGAGGCRFMCSWDLQPETVEALARDMRAACGA, from the coding sequence ATGCAGCACTTCGCCTCAGACAACTACGCCGGCTTCTGCCCGGAATCGCTCAAGTACTTCCTCGAAGCCAACGGCAGCGGCCACGAGCAGGCCTACGGCGACGACACCTGGACGCAGAAGGTCTGCGACCGCATCCGCGACCTGTTCCAGACCGACTGCGAGGTCTTCTTCGTCTTCAACGGCACCGCCGCCAACTCGCTGGCCCTGGCCGCCCTGTGCCAGTCCTACCATTCGGTGATCTGCCATGAGCTGGCGCACATCGAGACCGACGAATGCGGCGGTCCGGAGTTTTTCTCCAACGGTTCGAAGCTGCTGACCGCGCCGGGACCCGACGGCAAGCTGACGCCGGACGCGGTGGAGGCGCTGGTCACACGCCGCAGCGACATCCACTACCCCAAGCCCAAGGTGGTCTCGCTGACGCAGTCGAGCGAGGTCGGCACCGTCTACAGCGTGGAGGAAGTGCGCGCCATCGCCGCCATCGCCAAGCGGCGCCAGCTGCGCGTGCATATGGACGGCGCGCGCTTCGCCAACGCCGTGGCCTCGCTGGGCTGCCATCCGTCCGAGGTGACCTGGCGCGCCGGCGTCGACGTGCTGTGCTTCGGCGGCACCAAGAACGGCCTGCCGGTCGGCGAGGCGGTGGTCTTCTTCGACCGCCGGCTGGCCGAGGACTTCGCCTACCGCGTCAAGCAGGCCGGCCAGCTCGCCTCGAAGATGCGCTTCATCTCGGCGCCCTGGCTGGGGCTGCTGGAGAACGACGTGTGGCTGGCCAATGCGCGCCACGCCAACGCCATGGCGCAACTGCTGCATGAGCGCATCGCCGCCATCCCGGGCGTGCGCATCATGTTCCCCACACAGTCCAACGCGGTCTTCGCCGAACTGCCGCTGCCGGCGATCGAGACGCTGCGTGCCAAGGGCTGGCGCTTCTATACCTTCATCGGTGCCGGCGGCTGCCGCTTCATGTGCTCCTGGGACCTGCAGCCGGAGACCGTGGAAGCGCTAGCGCGCGACATGCGCGCCGCCTGCGGCGCCTGA
- a CDS encoding NUDIX hydrolase: protein MQAYRFCPQCGAPLQLLPLSGRERYACIEHGCGFVHWNNPLPVLAAVVEYEDKLLLARNAAWPEKMFALVTGFLERDETPEEGVARELKEETNLDAQGVSLIGVYEFMRKNELIIAYHVQATGTVALSEELAEYKLVAPEDMRIWSAGTGFAVADFLARRGYPVRFFDRQTGADIPDPRLRGGDASLQYRL, encoded by the coding sequence ATGCAAGCCTATCGATTCTGCCCGCAATGCGGCGCCCCCCTGCAACTGCTGCCCCTGTCGGGCCGCGAGCGCTATGCCTGCATCGAGCACGGATGCGGATTCGTGCACTGGAACAACCCGCTGCCCGTGCTGGCGGCCGTGGTCGAATACGAAGACAAGCTGCTGCTGGCGCGCAACGCGGCCTGGCCGGAGAAGATGTTCGCACTGGTGACCGGCTTCCTGGAGCGCGACGAAACGCCCGAGGAAGGCGTGGCACGCGAGCTCAAGGAGGAGACCAACCTCGACGCCCAGGGCGTGTCGCTGATCGGTGTCTACGAGTTCATGCGCAAGAACGAGCTGATCATCGCCTACCACGTGCAGGCCACGGGCACGGTGGCCCTGTCCGAGGAACTGGCCGAATACAAGCTGGTGGCACCGGAAGACATGCGCATCTGGAGCGCCGGCACCGGTTTCGCCGTGGCCGATTTCCTGGCCCGGCGCGGCTATCCGGTGCGCTTCTTCGATCGCCAGACCGGCGCGGACATCCCCGACCCGCGCCTGCGCGGCGGCGACGCTTCGCTACAATACCGGCTGTAG
- a CDS encoding sulfurtransferase TusA family protein, with protein sequence MEFQKEVDARGLNCPLPILRTKKALADMASGEVLKVLATDPGATRDFQAFAKQTGNELLSHQEVDKVFVFYMRRR encoded by the coding sequence ATGGAGTTCCAGAAAGAAGTGGATGCGCGCGGGCTGAACTGCCCGCTGCCGATCCTGCGGACCAAGAAGGCGCTGGCCGACATGGCCAGCGGCGAGGTGCTCAAGGTGCTGGCCACCGATCCGGGCGCCACGCGCGACTTCCAGGCCTTTGCCAAGCAGACCGGCAACGAGCTGCTGTCGCACCAGGAGGTCGACAAGGTCTTCGTGTTCTACATGCGCCGGCGCTGA
- the galU gene encoding UTP--glucose-1-phosphate uridylyltransferase GalU yields METRVTKAVFPVAGLGTRFLPATKASPKEMLPVVDKPLIQYAVEEAMAAGITEMIFVTGRSKRAIEDHFDKAYELEAELEAKNKKALLDVVRSIKPANVECFYVRQPEALGLGHAVLCAQKLVGNEPFAIILADDLLDGDPPVMKQMVDLYNHYNCSVLGVEEIAPEQSRSYGVIDGREWDERVIKMSGIVEKPAPEDAPSNLGVVGRYILTPRIFEHIRELKPGAGGEYQLTDAIQHLLAHEQVLGYRYNGVRYDCGSKLGYLKATVEFALKHAEVGADFRAYLQARQ; encoded by the coding sequence ATGGAAACCCGCGTAACCAAGGCAGTCTTTCCGGTAGCCGGGCTGGGAACCCGCTTTCTGCCCGCCACCAAGGCCAGTCCGAAGGAAATGCTGCCAGTGGTGGACAAGCCCTTGATCCAGTACGCGGTCGAGGAGGCGATGGCCGCCGGCATCACCGAGATGATTTTCGTCACCGGGCGTTCCAAGCGTGCCATCGAGGATCACTTCGACAAGGCCTACGAGCTCGAGGCCGAGCTCGAGGCCAAGAACAAGAAGGCGCTGCTCGACGTGGTGCGCTCGATCAAGCCGGCCAACGTGGAGTGCTTCTATGTCCGCCAGCCGGAGGCGCTCGGCCTCGGCCATGCGGTCTTGTGTGCGCAGAAGCTGGTGGGCAACGAGCCCTTTGCCATCATCCTGGCCGACGACCTGCTGGATGGCGATCCGCCGGTGATGAAACAGATGGTGGACCTGTACAACCACTACAACTGCTCGGTGCTGGGCGTCGAGGAGATCGCGCCGGAACAGAGCCGTTCCTATGGCGTGATCGATGGCCGCGAGTGGGATGAGCGGGTGATCAAGATGTCGGGCATCGTCGAGAAGCCAGCACCCGAGGACGCACCCTCCAACCTGGGTGTGGTCGGGCGCTATATCCTGACGCCGCGCATCTTCGAGCACATCCGCGAGCTGAAGCCGGGCGCCGGCGGCGAGTACCAGCTGACCGACGCGATCCAGCACCTGCTGGCGCACGAGCAGGTGCTCGGCTACCGCTACAACGGCGTGCGCTACGACTGCGGCAGCAAGCTGGGCTACCTGAAGGCCACGGTAGAGTTCGCGCTCAAGCATGCCGAAGTCGGGGCGGATTTCCGCGCCTACCTGCAGGCCCGCCAGTAG